GTGTTATTGCACAGAAGAAGATTCTTGGTCGGGCTTCTGCTTGGTCTGCACTTTCATACAATTGTGAGTTCAAATTAAAAACACCAACAGTATTAGGAAAGACAGTgggcttgattttcttcttgcttACATCAGTTGTACACTGACATCAGACCCAGTGAATACAAAATTCAATACCAACTACATGCTTCTTCAAAGTGTTTTATAACTCCCAtgtattttttgttgttcttttcttcAGAAATACAGTTCCTGCTTAGCTACCTCCTGTATTCCTGAGccaaacagaaaaatgataaagtttTTTCTCATGGTGAACAAACAAGGTCAAACAAGACTCTCCAGGTATTATGAACATGTGGAAATTCATAAGCGGACAATGCTGGAAGCTGAAGTAATCAAAAATTGCCTTTCCCGTTCAAAAGAGCaagtatgttttttgtttttttttcttttgatgtagCCATTTTATTTCAAATGGAACCAAGAAAAGAATATTACACAGTGAACTACACTCAAGAAATATTATAATATTTTGTGTTAGATTTTGCTGCCAAGGTATTTCTTGACATGAAAGTTCATATAtaaatctattttctttttcaCTACGATTGGTCTATTATAAATGTAGTGCAGATTCTCTCAAGAAAACCCATTTTTCCCCCAAACATGCTATAGAAATTGACATATGTATGCTATTGCTAACAAAACTTGTGCTTCTCTTTAATGCTAACACTGCTCTGTATTCCTGAAATTGCCAATATTTTGTCCATGCAGCCTTCCTCAAGGTCAGATAATGTGCCATATTCTAGATGAATTACTAAGGAATTCTGTCCTGATTTGGTATATGGTTTCCAAGTTATCCAACTCCAGAGTTGATGAGTGAAAACACAATTGTTTTTTCTTATAGAACTTGAATTactttgagggattttttttttaatatcttctaTTTTACCTGATACAAAAGTCCCTCTTTTTACACAGATTTTAGAGAATTCTAGACATGCTCTACAAGGATATGATACTTGAAATGAAGTTTAGAGGGCTCATCAACTCATGTATGAGCCAATATTCCTAACCATGTATCAATACATGATAGTGACACAGGTACCTGTACCTTTGTTAGCTCTGATTGGTTTATTCCTATACATTTTATATTCTGCTGCATGTGAAGAACATTCAAAGGCTTCAACTAGTGTAGAATCTGTCTGCCCGCTCACCTCAGTGGTGCTTCTCTCAGGGAGATCCTTGCACGTGTTCTCTGCATCCTGCACTAGCTCTCTATTGTTTTTTTGGGTACAAGTCAAGGTGTTAGTTCTGATGTGTAAAGCACTAAATAGTCTGGAtggaatcctggccctattgaagcaatgggagttttgccattgacttcagtagagttcaGATTTCACTCATATAGCCCTGGTTACCTCACAGTCCATGTCTCTCATCATATGATATTGCAGTAACTGAGATCAGCTGAAGTGCTTTAACCTACTAGTACCCCTAGTTAAACTGGAAATGGGCTAGACCCAGTGCCTTGCCAGAGACTGGTGTTCACCTCTGGAATTCACTTCCCTATTTGGTCAAGTGCATTGTCTTTAGGGTATTCTTCTCTTCGCCCAACTTTTAAGGGAAGGTGAATTGAAGGAGCAAAGTTATTACGCCTGATGGTCAGGGAGAATGTTATTGTTGATTTTAGTGGGACTAATTGCATAAAACAGTACTATTCAATGTGCGTAAGATAACAGACTATGGCTGTTTGGGATTTATGAATTTTCCTTTCCCACGGATGTTCTATTGCCTCAGAAGCAACATTTCACGTGTTTTGGGGTATAATATACAAGGTTGAAAATAAGTGCCAACCAGCTGGTGGCAAAGTGAACAGGATAGCATGTATTAGTTTTAAGACACTAATAGAGAGTTATTTATTTCTCCTGTGTTAGAAGTTGTCTAACttcttttctgacaaaaaaaagttaagtgtAAATTATTAACAGAAGATCCGTACATATCCATTGTATGTCCTTATTCTATTTGTATCTGTGCTGAGATTAAAAGTAATTGGTTACTGTATACTGCATAGGCAAGTGTTTTTCAGATTGGAAACCTGATTTTCTTACAGAGGATTCCACCTCTTCCTAGGGAGGCTGGAAATTCCAGGGCAAAGGAGAAGAggaatatatttttctccttttcctagtTATTTTTACTGGACCTTGCACATTGACCTTTATATAATAGATATAAACtatcacagctctgccaagcagTAATGGATGCAGTCACGCCAGCCCTAaggattcaaaaatcatgagtcagacccttAAAATCATAagatagttttttaaaatctcatgattttgaagacAAACTTTTGGTCTTAtttcccttctggtttttgagcattTGAGTTTCATGTTTTCAGACTTGCATCTGCAGCCACAAAGATTATAAAcatatcttttaatttttttaatgaaaactgggaTACTCATCTAATTACATGGCTCCAGGAGTTggatctttaagaaaaacaccaaatatttcaATACTCAATAAAATTGCAAGATTTGACAATACTGCACAGATGTCAGGTCCTTGCAGGTCAGTTTCCCACTGGGGGAGAAATCAATTACATGGAATGTGGGTATATTTTTACTACAGCTTGTTTATTTTACACTCTGTACACTAGTCCTAGGACAGAAGTGGCCAGACAGAACACAGGAAATCCCTTCTTTCCAGAATCTCAGCAAAGACACCATTTCCCAGTTCCCAGGAAGTAATTTTGCCTCAATAATAAACTCTAATTAGAGAGATTAAGGTTGAGAGCAAACTCTGCTGCTGTTTGCAACAGCTCCCCTAAAATAATCCGAAAACTAACAACaatacagcctttttttttttttttttaaagctttaacaGTGCTCACATTTGGAGAAAAAGGATCTTGTGACACTATGTCTAACAGCATCATCTGGTGACTCATGCCATAACAACATAGATTATGAAATAGAtgtttgttttctggtttttCCCCCCACAAGTCTAAGGATAGATAGCAAGAAATGGAAATCCATTGCCATCAGATCATCTATAATATAGGTATAATTTTCTACCTGACAATGATTTTCTCCCTGTCATcttctaaaatgtttttgtttggagAGGTTAAAAGGGAAGACAAGAGGGATGCCCAACTGATCTGCTGTGTAATTTTGAGCAAATCATTttacctctgtgtgcctcaggtTTTTCATCTGTGAAGTGTGAATAAAACTCTCCTTgatgtaaagtgctctgagatccacAGATGAAAAGCCCTATCTACtaacttaatattttattaatttcctttACCTCCGGAGGGAGATTGTGGGGTGAAGACTGAGAAACTCTTTGTACTTTGtggacctgattcttctctcctttacaccagtgtaagtcaggagtaacttTGTTAAAAGTTAACAAGTTACACTCATGAAACTTCTGTATATGAGAGATGGGGCCCTATGTGTGTAAACTACAGTATATATAATAAGCATGTTGTGTATAGTAACAAATTATGTCTAATGTGGCAGTTAATGTTTAACCATTTGCATTTTTATCTAGTGCTCTTTCATTGAATATAAGGATTTTAAGCTGGTGTACCGACAATATGCAGCCCTTTTTATAGTGGTTGGAATCAATGAAACAGAGGTAAGAGATTACATTTTTTCACAGACTAAATGTAAAGAGAAATGtggttttaaattaatcttttgaACATGCCTCTGTACGCAGTCGTGGCTGTCCCTCCACATCTGCCTATGAGGGAGGCCATGGCTCCTTGCAGTCCAGTCTGCTAGGAGGAATTACTTACTGGGCCCCGGCCTTCCAACAGGGAGGGCCCACAAACAGTCTGGGCTCTAGCCAGCGGTCAGGACAGAGCGGTACTAAGTTATAAGCCCAGCCCtcaagcagggcagggcagaaaaCAATCAGGGCTCTGGCCCGGAGTCAGGCAGAGCTGTAGTATTCATATGCTCAGCCTTCAAGCAGGGCAGGACAGTGAACAGtcagggctctggcctgcagtcaggcaGAGCTGGAGCCCCAAGCACCATCTAAGGGGCTCCCACAAGGGTGTCCCAGGagcacaggcctcctggcctaagaAAGTGGGGTGGCAGAGGGGACACAGACCTACCCAATTCCAccacatcccagcccagggctctaacAGTGGCGGAGTGGTCTGCCGCTGAGCCAGCAGGGATCCACCTACAACACAATGACCTTATATCAGGCCACATCTTAACCAAACTGTTGTCTagtttccctggactgcttcctactctCCCCCTCAGGTGTACATGCATACAGGGGTCATCCTCAGACTCCCTGCCATATACCACCACAGGTAAGGGTAGCAGCTCCTCAGTGTCAGGGGTGGCAGGGGTCTCAGGGAAGCCGTGGTTCTCCTCAGCATCCTGCTCTAGCAGCAAGGAAAACACAACTATTTCCTTCAGCAACTCCGCCCCCCAAAATTGAGCTGCTGGGAtggccttttatacttcctcttcctgtcctgcccccctCCGCTTCCAACATGCGGGGCATGGTcctcctggctccacccaccaggCTGCTAGTGACATTCCCTCCGCCActgagggaggccacacctcctCACTACAGGCTCCTATTCCATCTTCTTTCCCCAATGCAGTTTCACAATTTCTATTACACAATTTCAAGGTGTTAGTCTGAAAGCACCCTTTATTCTATCAGATAAAAAGGGGtgtggaggaaaagaaagaagtaGTCTCTTTGGACTTCATACTATTTCAGCAGTCTGAACTGTTGTCACGTGCAGTTTCCCGATGAGTCTGCTACTAATAGTATCTTGCAAACTGATACTTGGTGGATGGAGTTGGGGTTTTTCAACAGATATCAGCATCTTTACAGCCAAGCCAAATGCCTGGTCTAAGGTGCTGTCCCAACTGCTCATTGTGCTAGATGTCACTGGCCAGGCCAACTGGGTCCAGAAAAGCAAGCAGCTGCCATTCTGACAGGCTAGGCCGACGTAGTGTTCTTGGTGAGCAAAAGAAGTGCTGTGATTGATATTTACTATTATTTTAGgttctgattcaggaaaacaattaaagcatgtgcttaagtccatttCTGATGAGCgcaacacttaagcacatgcttacctttaatATTTGTGggaattaagcacatgtttaagtgctggCCTGAATAACTTTGATTGCCCAAACTGGAGACACAGTCAATAAAACCAAGTAGGATACTTCAAAATCTGTCCCTAACTCTTGTAACTTGGTATTTTTCTTTCAAGTCATCTTAAACAAAAATCACCCAGTTATAAGATTATGGCCAGATTTGAAAGTACCTGCTCGATTTTGTACTGAATTCTTACACAAGGCAAAAAACTCTCAGCaaaatttcaggatttggccccttgAGTAAAAACTCCATTGGCTCACAATAGAGTTttttgatgtgtgtgtggggagggaggggttgggggtttttttggtttgttttttggagaCGAGGTGATTTGCCACTTGTGAGCCATTTTGGCCAATTCAAGACCTGGAATCTGGTCTCAGGGAAGTTCTGGTAGCCAGGCCTATGAACTCTCTAAATGAGTGTGTCTGCACAAGGATTATTTTGCTAACATTTTCCCCCAAGTATAGACAGAGCTCCAGGTGATATGTTACCTAACCTGGCTCAGTGCAGGCCAATAGGTCATGGCGCTTAAAACACCCGCAGCTGATGGTTCTTTTTGTAAACCGGCCCTCCCACTGGTTGAGCTGAATCGGCGTGAACAACAATCATAAATTTTAGCAAGTTTCCCAGTTCAGAGAAGACCAACGTGATTGTGAACAGTGGAAGTAATGGAAATACTTGTACTTTACTGTTGAATGGGATAGCGAGGAGAAAGATGGCTTAGATCTTTTGCTGGCTATAGGGAAGTCTTGTCTACATTGCTAAGTTTAGTTCCCATTTTCCAGTTCCACCAGTGTTAGCAATGGTGTCATTGCTAATGTACACCAGATTTGAGCATTTAGCACTGTTTTGTATGTAATAGTCTACCCTTTGGTATTTCATGGTCCTGACAATGCCTGGGCCCACTCTACATTACTGTTCATACTGTTTCAGCAGCACTAGGTTtgtaaaatgaatacaaaagcTTGTAATATAGTCATGGCCACGTGCCAAGGAGGATAGTGGCTGCTCATTGCTGTAATGACTTCTTCTAGGTCAGCCGTAGAGTTGTATTGGCGTACACCTTAAGCAGGTTGTTCGGCTTTGATATAGTACGTAATAATGATCTATGTACGTATCTACAGGTACTAAGAGAGGCTAAGCTTGCATACTTATTTGTGCTACTCACTAATTATTTTCTGCTTGATTTCAAAGTATGCATCTCacgttaaaataaaatgtgaatgaGTAGCATATCTTCTATCCATTAATTTAATGTTTCAGTTGCTTTCAATTTATATTTCAGAATGAGATGGCTGTATATGAACTAATTCATAATTTTGTGGAGGTTTTGGACAGATATTTCAGCAGAGTGGTGAGTGAGACATGGAATCCATTgtaaaacatttcttttctttgaaaGTCTTTGTGAACAGATTGTTCAGAGACAACAAATGAAAGAGGGGGGTGGGAAtctttgtttataaaaatgtaaaatgtggaGAATTTTGGTGTGACGGTGTCAACTGTAACAAGGCAGCATCAGGAAGTTTTTCAAAGTTCTTTATTTTGTAACATACAATAATATAAGTATAAATGGCTTATCAACTATTAGACATtgaatgcaaaaatatttgtgttaGGAAACAGTCTTTTTGTATGTTTATCCACCAAATGGTACTTCAGGAACCTACATGCTTCCCACTCTGAATGGCCCTATCTACACTAGCCTTTAAACTGGTCTTTTCTAtattagatttatttttcttaaaatttcccaccattgccaCCCACAAATAAGTTCCAGTGGTGCTAGAAGTGGAGAAAGCACTAATGTGCCCACCCACTCAGAGCAGGGTTGGACAAAGCACTGATTGGCAGTTGGTGTTTCACTCTATACTGGCACTCCCACTATTGCTACCATGGGTAGCAATGCAGAAGTGGGAATTTTTGAGAGAAAAGGTATTGCATAGATACATTCGGAGTCTGGCAATCAAGTTCTGATGTGGTTGCTGTTTGGCCACCCAGTGTAATTATAGACTAAAACACATGTTGTTTTACATGGTTCTGACAATGTTTGGTCCTGTTCATACAGGATGGACAAATCATGTTAGAAACAAATTTAGATAAAGATGTATTTTAACAGTTTCAGCATGGTTTTTTAGTTGGGTTGGATATCCTACCCTTTCCCCAGCATGAGTGGGTCAAAGGCTCTGTGTAAGGGtggtgtctacattgcaaaaaagtgttaatagagtcatagaatattagggttggaagagagctcaggaggtcatctagtccaaccccctgctcaaagtgtTAACATGGATTAGCTAAGAGTAGTAAAGACATGGCAACTCATCTTTGAAGCTCAAGTTCAGCCTCAGGCTGTCATATAGATTTGAACTTGAGCT
This DNA window, taken from Dermochelys coriacea isolate rDerCor1 chromosome 6, rDerCor1.pri.v4, whole genome shotgun sequence, encodes the following:
- the AP4S1 gene encoding AP-4 complex subunit sigma-1 isoform X3, with amino-acid sequence MIKFFLMVNKQGQTRLSRYYEHVEIHKRTMLEAEVIKNCLSRSKEQCSFIEYKDFKLVYRQYAALFIVVGINETENEMAVYELIHNFVEVLDRYFSRVIMFNLDRVHIILDEMVLNGCIVETNKNRILAPLFVLDKMAES
- the AP4S1 gene encoding AP-4 complex subunit sigma-1 isoform X2, translating into MIKFFLMVNKQGQTRLSRYYEHVEIHKRTMLEAEVIKNCLSRSKEQCSFIEYKDFKLVYRQYAALFIVVGINETENEMAVYELIHNFVEVLDRYFSRVSELDIMFNLDRVHIILDEMVLNGCIVETNKNRILAPLFVLDKMAES
- the AP4S1 gene encoding AP-4 complex subunit sigma-1 isoform X1; its protein translation is MIKFFLMVNKQGQTRLSRYYEHVEIHKRTMLEAEVIKNCLSRSKEQCSFIEYKDFKLVYRQYAALFIVVGINETENEMAVYELIHNFVEVLDRYFSRVEKWCVMRNDHEVNVNSPYLTKTDTHLSFFFQSELDIMFNLDRVHIILDEMVLNGCIVETNKNRILAPLFVLDKMAES